In Shewanella sp. VB17, a single genomic region encodes these proteins:
- a CDS encoding catalase, whose amino-acid sequence MIKAIVGLSFSLFVTSSFATNIHQNAENMVTSFEKKFGVTEGKRRNHTKGFCFEGELIPNPKAMQRYTTNLLFLKEAAVIGRLSHKGGNNHAPDNKAAEYGMGLSINTSDGVNNMSMNTLDFFPVSTPEDFANLMFAKTQGSAAVKAFKAKNTDLQRFSAHNAKKEKKLIPYEGSTFNSINSFYLVDQNGKKTAVRWSFIPTRKQLVVLEPKADFFYENMQNNVNTHGVSWDMVITVANPDDEVDNAAIEWVGEHTKITAATLKVISLSSEKNGQCDTINYDPMVLSQGLIPSQDPLLQARRNSYAISFGKRILEKREQQ is encoded by the coding sequence ATGATAAAAGCAATCGTTGGTTTGAGTTTTAGTTTATTTGTCACAAGCAGTTTTGCCACAAATATTCATCAAAATGCTGAAAATATGGTTACATCATTCGAAAAAAAATTTGGTGTCACTGAAGGGAAGCGTCGTAATCACACCAAGGGATTTTGCTTTGAAGGTGAATTAATACCTAACCCTAAAGCAATGCAGCGTTATACAACAAATTTATTGTTTTTAAAAGAAGCGGCAGTCATTGGGCGTTTATCACATAAAGGAGGCAATAATCATGCTCCTGATAATAAAGCCGCTGAGTACGGTATGGGATTATCGATTAATACCTCAGACGGGGTAAATAATATGTCGATGAATACTTTAGACTTTTTTCCTGTATCGACACCAGAGGATTTTGCTAATTTAATGTTCGCGAAAACTCAAGGCTCTGCTGCAGTAAAAGCATTTAAAGCTAAAAATACCGATCTTCAGCGCTTCAGCGCACATAACGCCAAAAAAGAAAAAAAATTAATCCCATATGAAGGCAGTACATTTAACAGTATTAATAGCTTCTACTTAGTGGATCAAAATGGTAAAAAAACGGCAGTAAGGTGGTCATTTATCCCAACAAGAAAACAGTTAGTCGTATTAGAGCCTAAAGCGGATTTCTTTTATGAGAATATGCAAAATAATGTCAATACACACGGCGTAAGCTGGGATATGGTGATCACTGTAGCGAACCCTGATGATGAGGTCGATAATGCTGCCATTGAATGGGTGGGTGAACATACAAAGATAACAGCTGCAACACTCAAGGTTATTTCGCTAAGCTCAGAAAAAAATGGCCAATGTGATACGATTAATTATGATCCAATGGTATTATCTCAAGGGCTTATACCATCTCAAGATCCACTTTTACAAGCAAGACGCAATAGCTACGCTATCTCCTTTGGCAAAAGAATATTAGAAAAGAGGGAACAACAATGA
- a CDS encoding delta-class carbonic anhydrase: MKTTLLAALITVSLAPIHASATEHSSDTPVSDEVIIHERDALAAHTKDQGFGPQSPRDIDSNTGSNSTISSPAPASSAMNLCNIHFHKNAEHKGGEFTKYAGNGDGLGYQSGYKFSGQLTAKELTPLNEQMCPSKHGGLSAGDTIEVHYVYSSIQVAPGPTLGACLSDKINNPQLRVETQVYVVVNDKNALDFAELTKHGVKNGKHQAFNIPSNTGTPIQYEGSTTGPDFDEVASPFLATWSVRPKVAKVNIETVGKWCQGNVFNEDHAHGVRNLIKNPDLLSQMTK; encoded by the coding sequence ATGAAAACAACACTATTAGCTGCCCTCATCACGGTATCACTTGCACCTATTCATGCAAGTGCAACAGAGCATAGCTCTGATACTCCCGTTTCTGATGAAGTCATCATCCATGAACGTGATGCACTTGCAGCACACACGAAAGACCAAGGTTTTGGCCCACAGTCACCTCGTGATATTGATTCAAACACAGGAAGTAACAGCACAATTTCAAGTCCTGCACCGGCTTCTTCAGCAATGAACCTCTGTAATATTCATTTTCATAAAAACGCCGAACATAAAGGCGGCGAATTTACTAAATATGCAGGTAATGGAGATGGTCTCGGGTATCAAAGTGGCTACAAATTTTCAGGTCAGCTAACTGCAAAAGAATTAACCCCACTGAACGAACAAATGTGTCCTAGCAAACATGGTGGACTGTCAGCTGGTGACACCATAGAAGTACACTATGTTTACTCAAGTATTCAAGTCGCACCAGGCCCTACACTAGGCGCTTGCCTAAGTGACAAGATTAACAATCCTCAGTTGCGCGTCGAGACTCAGGTTTATGTTGTCGTTAATGATAAGAACGCATTAGATTTTGCCGAATTGACAAAACACGGTGTAAAAAATGGTAAACATCAGGCATTCAATATCCCCAGTAATACAGGTACCCCCATTCAATATGAAGGTTCAACAACGGGTCCTGATTTCGACGAAGTTGCTTCTCCTTTCTTGGCGACATGGAGCGTACGCCCTAAAGTCGCTAAAGTGAATATTGAGACAGTCGGAAAATGGTGCCAAGGGAATGTCTTTAATGAAGATCACGCTCATGGGGTAAGGAATCTGATCAAGAATCCAGATCTACTATCGCAAATGACCAAATAG
- a CDS encoding oxidative damage protection protein has translation MARTVNCIYLKKESEGLGFQLYPGPLGKRIFDNISKEAWGLWQAKQTMLINEKKLSMMNVEDRGFLETQMINFLFEGKDVEIEGYVPQKDDE, from the coding sequence ATGGCTCGCACTGTAAATTGTATCTACCTGAAAAAAGAGTCCGAAGGACTTGGATTTCAACTGTATCCAGGCCCTCTTGGAAAACGTATTTTTGATAACATCAGTAAAGAAGCTTGGGGGTTATGGCAAGCTAAGCAAACCATGCTCATTAATGAAAAAAAACTCAGCATGATGAATGTCGAAGATAGAGGTTTTCTTGAAACTCAAATGATCAATTTTCTATTCGAAGGCAAAGACGTAGAGATTGAAGGTTACGTCCCTCAAAAAGACGATGAGTAA
- the dsbC gene encoding bifunctional protein-disulfide isomerase/oxidoreductase DsbC, whose translation MTFTRVCSLIFAVVITPFTLAAPNTQADSNTVLKQKLADTLSVEVHSLQESPISGLYQALTDRGVLYISKDGSKIIHGNIYDINKGMKNLTEAAMAGPRLDMMKPLESNMLVYKAKKEKHVVTIFTDISCGYCRKLHNQMSEYNDLGITVRYLAFPRRGIPSANADEMEAVWCADDPLKAMTEAKGGKTVKHNKCDAKIAEQYNLGQSFGVNGTPAIILEDGSMIPGYQPPAELLKALESVN comes from the coding sequence ATGACGTTTACCCGAGTATGCTCTCTGATTTTTGCCGTAGTGATAACGCCTTTTACTTTGGCTGCACCCAACACACAGGCAGATAGCAACACTGTTTTAAAACAAAAACTGGCAGATACCTTAAGTGTTGAGGTTCACTCGTTGCAAGAGTCACCGATCTCAGGCTTATACCAAGCGTTAACTGACCGTGGTGTGCTATATATATCAAAAGATGGCAGCAAGATTATCCACGGTAACATATATGATATAAACAAGGGCATGAAGAATTTAACCGAGGCTGCTATGGCAGGTCCCCGACTTGATATGATGAAGCCTCTTGAAAGTAATATGTTGGTTTATAAAGCAAAAAAAGAAAAGCATGTGGTGACCATATTTACGGATATTAGCTGTGGATATTGCCGTAAGTTGCATAACCAAATGTCTGAATACAATGATTTAGGTATAACCGTACGTTATTTAGCTTTCCCACGTCGTGGCATCCCCTCAGCGAATGCTGATGAGATGGAAGCGGTATGGTGTGCAGATGATCCTCTTAAAGCCATGACTGAAGCGAAAGGTGGAAAGACCGTTAAACATAATAAGTGTGACGCGAAAATTGCAGAGCAGTATAATTTAGGCCAAAGTTTTGGTGTTAACGGCACGCCAGCAATTATCTTAGAAGATGGCAGTATGATCCCTGGCTACCAGCCACCAGCTGAACTGCTAAAGGCACTTGAATCGGTTAACTAG
- a CDS encoding DUF3069 domain-containing protein, producing MIDISPEYKIRVEQVSFNVCSVVVPMDKLPENLLEAYANLCNELLEDGDDKFTKGWDALPSSAKALLPQADFHGFYIANAWLQLSRVAQDISDMADSDEAVSEQEYSGIFTRISDESLKESSKKLKKSRTNRALLNSMRAVIDGK from the coding sequence ATGATTGATATCTCTCCAGAGTATAAAATTCGCGTTGAGCAAGTGTCGTTTAATGTGTGTAGTGTTGTTGTGCCAATGGATAAGCTCCCTGAGAATTTACTCGAAGCCTACGCAAACTTGTGTAATGAATTACTAGAAGACGGTGATGATAAATTTACCAAGGGGTGGGATGCACTACCCAGTAGTGCTAAAGCTCTGTTGCCACAAGCTGACTTTCATGGTTTTTATATTGCTAATGCTTGGCTGCAATTGAGCCGTGTTGCTCAGGATATTTCAGATATGGCTGATAGTGATGAGGCCGTTTCTGAACAGGAATACAGTGGGATTTTTACTCGTATTTCTGATGAGTCATTAAAAGAAAGTTCAAAGAAGTTAAAAAAATCACGCACTAACCGAGCTTTGCTTAATAGTATGCGGGCGGTGATCGACGGTAAGTAA
- the xerD gene encoding site-specific tyrosine recombinase XerD — protein MTEFNPIKPTEAYLSDPLIDIFLDELWSNRGLSKNTLSAYRTDICHFERWALGAGFSLVDVTQTLIREYLDTRFTQGFARTSSARLVSSLRRFYGFLLVHKRIDIDPIAQIKSPKLARKLPDSLSEADVDNLLNEPNLDSPIECRDKAMLELLYATGLRVTELVSLTMEQLSLRQGLVRVVGKGDKERLVPLGELAVAEVEHYLVAARGELLKQKMSDVLFPSNRGKMMTRQTFWHRIKLYALRAGINTDLSPHTLRHAFATHLLNHGADLRVVQLLLGHSDLSTTQIYTHVAKARLSQLHSEHHPRG, from the coding sequence TTGACCGAATTTAACCCGATTAAGCCAACAGAAGCATACTTGTCTGATCCTCTGATTGATATTTTTCTTGATGAGCTTTGGTCTAACCGAGGATTAAGTAAAAATACACTGAGTGCTTACAGAACCGATATTTGTCATTTCGAGCGCTGGGCCTTAGGTGCAGGATTTTCACTTGTTGATGTCACACAAACGCTAATTAGAGAGTATTTAGATACGCGTTTTACTCAAGGTTTTGCGCGTACCAGTAGCGCACGTTTAGTGAGTAGTTTAAGGCGTTTTTATGGTTTTCTATTGGTGCATAAACGGATCGATATTGATCCTATCGCGCAAATTAAATCACCAAAACTTGCACGTAAATTGCCAGATTCACTCAGTGAAGCAGATGTTGATAATCTGCTGAATGAGCCAAACCTTGACTCGCCAATAGAATGTCGTGATAAAGCAATGTTAGAGCTTCTTTATGCTACAGGCTTACGCGTGACTGAATTGGTGAGTTTGACTATGGAACAACTAAGTTTGCGTCAGGGGTTAGTCAGGGTTGTTGGTAAAGGCGATAAAGAACGATTGGTGCCTTTAGGTGAGCTTGCTGTCGCTGAGGTTGAGCATTACTTAGTCGCTGCCAGAGGTGAGTTACTAAAGCAAAAAATGAGTGATGTGCTTTTCCCCTCTAACCGTGGAAAAATGATGACCAGACAAACCTTCTGGCATCGAATTAAGCTGTATGCTCTGAGGGCAGGGATTAACACTGACCTTTCGCCTCATACTTTAAGGCATGCTTTCGCGACGCATCTGCTAAATCACGGTGCCGACTTGCGTGTGGTGCAATTATTGTTAGGTCATAGCGATCTCTCTACTACGCAAATATACACTCATGTAGCTAAAGCTAGATTGAGCCAATTACACAGTGAGCATCACCCAAGGGGGTAG
- the recJ gene encoding single-stranded-DNA-specific exonuclease RecJ — MIHKIVRRDKVDDSYLPNTLSPLLRQIYASRGSSVEDCELTLSRLLKPDTMKGLPKAAEIIADAIKEQRSILIMGDFDADGATSTCVCMLALKMMGANRVDYLIPNRFDFGYGLSPEIVAVAHSKGAELLITVDNGISSIEGVAAAKRLGMQVVITDHHLPGKTTPEADAIVNPNQFDCTFASKSIAGVGVAFYLMTALRAEMRSRHWYQEQGLIEPNLGGLLDIVALGTVADVVALDSNNRILVEAGLQRVRAGRCRPGITALLEVAKRNPARIVASDFGFAVGPRLNAAGRLDEMALGVETLLCDDMVTARRMAAELDGLNAERRDLEADMQQEALKSLESLSLNEDQLPWGIALFKEDWHQGVIGILASRIKDRYHRPVIAFADAGNGEIKGSARSIKGLHMRDLLELINSRHPGMILKFGGHAMAAGLSLLSKDFYAFEQAYDAGVRELLQSEQLTGQLTTDGELRPDEMNLSMAWELRNAGPWGQEFPEPLFDGYFKVIQQRIVGEKHLKLVLETHCGQTMLDAIAFNVDLTIWPDASIQYVRVVYKLDVNEFRGKQTLQLMVDQIEAM, encoded by the coding sequence GTGATCCATAAGATTGTTCGCCGAGACAAAGTTGATGACAGCTACCTCCCCAATACCCTTTCACCACTATTAAGGCAGATTTATGCGAGCCGTGGCAGTTCTGTGGAGGATTGTGAGTTAACGCTAAGCCGATTACTTAAGCCTGATACGATGAAGGGATTGCCTAAAGCGGCCGAAATCATTGCTGATGCTATTAAGGAGCAACGTTCAATCCTTATTATGGGAGATTTTGATGCTGATGGTGCTACATCGACTTGTGTATGTATGTTAGCGCTTAAGATGATGGGAGCGAATAGAGTCGATTATTTGATCCCCAACAGATTCGATTTTGGTTACGGGTTAAGCCCTGAAATTGTCGCCGTTGCACACAGTAAAGGTGCAGAGCTGTTGATCACTGTCGATAACGGTATTTCTTCGATAGAAGGGGTTGCAGCAGCGAAGAGATTAGGCATGCAAGTGGTGATAACAGATCATCACTTGCCAGGTAAAACCACACCAGAGGCCGATGCTATCGTCAATCCTAATCAGTTTGATTGTACTTTTGCAAGTAAATCAATAGCAGGTGTCGGTGTCGCTTTCTATTTGATGACAGCATTAAGAGCCGAAATGAGATCTCGTCACTGGTATCAAGAACAAGGGTTAATTGAACCTAATTTAGGTGGGTTATTAGATATTGTGGCGCTGGGCACCGTGGCTGATGTGGTTGCTTTAGACAGTAATAATCGAATTTTAGTTGAAGCGGGGTTACAACGTGTCAGAGCTGGTCGATGTCGTCCGGGGATCACCGCATTATTGGAAGTTGCCAAACGAAACCCTGCTCGTATCGTCGCATCTGATTTTGGTTTTGCTGTAGGCCCCAGACTCAATGCTGCTGGTCGGCTTGATGAGATGGCGTTAGGTGTCGAAACTCTATTGTGTGATGACATGGTGACAGCAAGACGTATGGCAGCAGAGCTTGATGGTCTGAATGCTGAACGTCGTGATCTTGAAGCCGATATGCAGCAGGAGGCATTAAAAAGCTTAGAGTCATTGTCACTTAATGAAGATCAACTTCCATGGGGGATCGCTTTGTTTAAAGAGGACTGGCATCAAGGTGTGATCGGCATTTTGGCTTCACGAATAAAGGATAGATATCATAGACCTGTTATTGCCTTTGCCGATGCGGGAAATGGTGAAATAAAAGGTTCTGCTCGCTCAATCAAAGGCTTGCATATGCGAGATTTACTTGAGTTGATTAATAGCAGACATCCTGGAATGATACTCAAATTTGGTGGTCATGCCATGGCGGCAGGGCTCTCATTACTGAGTAAAGATTTCTACGCGTTTGAACAAGCTTACGATGCTGGGGTAAGAGAATTATTACAATCTGAGCAGTTAACTGGACAACTGACAACAGATGGTGAACTACGCCCTGATGAAATGAATTTATCGATGGCATGGGAGCTTCGAAATGCAGGCCCCTGGGGGCAAGAGTTTCCAGAGCCTCTTTTTGATGGTTACTTTAAGGTTATTCAGCAGCGTATCGTAGGTGAAAAGCATTTAAAGCTGGTTTTAGAGACGCATTGTGGTCAAACCATGCTAGATGCTATCGCGTTCAATGTCGATTTGACCATTTGGCCAGATGCGAGTATTCAGTATGTTAGAGTGGTTTATAAACTTGATGTGAATGAATTTAGAGGGAAGCAAACGTTGCAGTTGATGGTTGACCAGATTGAGGCAATGTAA
- a CDS encoding MarR family winged helix-turn-helix transcriptional regulator: MSTVKLDNQLCFALYSASSRLTSIYRSLLAPIDLTYTQFLVLLALGEEDNLSITFLSKKLGLTKATMSPLLKRLEYKQLIKRQVVQNNERQKNIQLTEMGQELVEKSEYITQQAFCATGLSKEQVTEVISLCRQILP; the protein is encoded by the coding sequence TTGTCTACTGTTAAATTAGATAATCAGCTTTGCTTTGCACTGTATTCGGCATCCAGCCGCTTAACGAGTATTTACCGATCTTTATTGGCCCCTATCGATCTCACTTATACTCAATTTCTAGTGTTGCTAGCACTCGGAGAAGAAGATAATTTATCGATTACTTTTCTGTCTAAAAAACTGGGGTTAACTAAAGCAACCATGAGTCCACTATTGAAACGACTGGAATATAAACAGTTAATTAAAAGGCAGGTGGTGCAGAATAATGAGCGACAAAAAAATATACAACTAACAGAAATGGGTCAAGAACTGGTAGAAAAAAGTGAATATATTACTCAACAAGCATTTTGTGCGACAGGATTGTCAAAGGAACAAGTCACAGAGGTTATTTCTTTATGTCGGCAGATACTGCCTTGA
- the mutY gene encoding A/G-specific adenine glycosylase, with the protein MTSTESLKVSTASFSSRIITWYDKFGRKQLPWQQAKTPYKVWVSEIMLQQTQVSTVIPYYIKFMERFPSIEALAHAPQDEVLHYWTGLGYYARARNLHKSAQIINKDFQGLFPIDFDNVLALPGIGRSTAGAVLSLSLGHPYSILDGNVKRVLARHSAIGGWPGQKVVENQLWELTDKLTPIQDVQKYNQAMMDMGATICTRSKPACEQCPVAIDCEAQLIGRQNEFPGKKPKKITPEKNAWMLVLVKNKQVILEKRPPTGIWGGLWCFPEFSSRQDLDEYMQIKGIKISQEESLPGFRHTFSHFHLDITPVLINLDSWDDKQIMEDKSSVWYNLSNPPKVGLAAATERILASLGSVLNKE; encoded by the coding sequence ATGACATCAACTGAATCCTTAAAAGTAAGCACTGCCTCTTTCTCATCACGGATTATTACTTGGTATGACAAATTTGGTCGAAAGCAACTTCCTTGGCAGCAAGCAAAGACACCTTATAAAGTCTGGGTCTCAGAAATTATGCTACAGCAAACCCAAGTTAGTACTGTCATCCCTTACTATATAAAATTTATGGAAAGGTTTCCCAGTATTGAAGCATTAGCTCATGCACCACAAGATGAAGTGCTTCACTACTGGACAGGACTTGGTTATTACGCTCGAGCAAGGAATTTGCATAAATCAGCCCAAATAATCAACAAGGATTTTCAAGGGCTATTTCCTATCGATTTTGACAATGTACTCGCGCTACCTGGTATTGGCCGCTCTACCGCTGGCGCTGTATTGTCACTCTCATTAGGGCACCCCTACTCAATACTCGATGGCAATGTTAAACGTGTATTAGCACGCCATAGCGCTATTGGAGGTTGGCCAGGACAGAAAGTGGTTGAAAACCAGCTATGGGAATTAACTGATAAGTTAACTCCCATCCAAGACGTACAAAAATATAATCAAGCAATGATGGATATGGGGGCAACAATTTGCACCCGTTCAAAGCCTGCTTGTGAACAATGCCCAGTAGCAATAGACTGTGAAGCTCAATTGATTGGTCGTCAAAATGAATTTCCTGGAAAGAAACCAAAGAAAATCACCCCAGAGAAAAATGCTTGGATGTTGGTTTTAGTGAAAAATAAACAAGTCATCCTTGAAAAACGTCCACCAACTGGTATTTGGGGAGGACTATGGTGCTTCCCAGAATTTTCAAGTCGTCAAGATCTCGATGAATATATGCAAATAAAGGGTATCAAGATTTCACAAGAAGAATCATTACCTGGATTTAGGCACACCTTCAGCCATTTTCATCTCGATATCACCCCCGTACTCATCAATCTTGATAGCTGGGATGATAAGCAAATAATGGAAGATAAGTCATCAGTCTGGTATAACTTATCCAACCCTCCTAAAGTTGGCCTTGCTGCGGCAACAGAGCGCATTTTGGCAAGTTTAGGCTCAGTATTAAATAAGGAATAA
- the queG gene encoding tRNA epoxyqueuosine(34) reductase QueG, giving the protein MSDSISTHSHFDSLTTKQLAELTMNIKLWGKELGFAQVGICDTDLTKEEPKLQQWLDNDYHGDMRYMESHGMMRARPHELHANTLRVISARMDYLPPQAGFATNLKDPNLAYISRYAGGRDYHKIIRHRLKKLGLMIESELNRLGVGKPSFRPFVDSAPILERPLAEKAGLGWTGKHSLLLNQEAGSWFFLGELLIDLPLPVDIPVSQGCNTCVACIKSCPTNAIVEPYIVDGRRCISYLTIELQGAIPEEFRSLMGNRIYGCDDCQLVCPINSQAPLTLEHDFHTRDPLKHPELLTLFNWSEAEFLKITEGSPIRRIGHKRWLRNIAVALGNAPASTSIIAALESKKSSVNLNHEVDDMVIEHIDWAIAQQQLKLSKTPDSPNRKTQRVIRSIEKGLPRDA; this is encoded by the coding sequence ATGTCTGACTCCATATCTACTCATTCACATTTCGACTCACTCACAACAAAGCAGTTAGCCGAACTAACGATGAATATTAAGCTGTGGGGCAAAGAACTCGGCTTTGCTCAAGTCGGTATTTGTGATACTGATTTAACCAAAGAAGAGCCCAAACTTCAGCAGTGGTTAGATAATGACTATCATGGTGATATGCGGTATATGGAAAGTCACGGCATGATGCGTGCTCGTCCTCATGAGCTCCACGCCAACACCCTACGAGTGATATCTGCCCGTATGGACTACTTGCCGCCTCAAGCAGGTTTTGCTACTAACTTAAAAGATCCTAATCTCGCCTATATATCCCGCTATGCTGGAGGTCGTGATTACCATAAAATCATTCGCCATCGTCTTAAAAAGCTGGGGCTGATGATTGAAAGTGAACTGAACCGCTTAGGAGTAGGCAAACCAAGCTTTCGTCCCTTTGTTGACTCAGCGCCTATTTTAGAACGGCCATTAGCCGAAAAAGCAGGGCTAGGCTGGACAGGTAAACACAGTTTATTGCTTAATCAAGAGGCAGGGAGTTGGTTTTTTTTAGGCGAGTTGCTGATTGATCTCCCTCTGCCAGTCGATATTCCTGTCAGTCAAGGGTGTAATACCTGTGTTGCCTGCATTAAGTCATGCCCGACTAACGCCATCGTCGAACCCTATATTGTGGATGGTAGGCGCTGTATCTCTTACCTGACGATAGAGCTACAAGGCGCTATCCCAGAGGAATTTCGTTCACTGATGGGTAATCGAATTTATGGTTGTGATGACTGCCAACTTGTTTGCCCGATAAACAGCCAAGCTCCTCTCACACTTGAACATGACTTTCACACTAGAGACCCACTTAAACACCCTGAGTTACTGACCTTATTTAACTGGAGTGAAGCTGAATTTCTTAAGATCACTGAAGGCAGTCCAATCCGCCGTATTGGTCATAAACGCTGGCTGAGAAACATAGCCGTTGCCCTAGGTAATGCCCCTGCATCTACAAGTATCATTGCTGCCTTGGAAAGCAAAAAAAGCTCAGTAAATCTAAACCACGAAGTCGACGATATGGTCATTGAGCATATTGACTGGGCCATTGCACAACAGCAACTCAAACTCTCAAAAACACCCGACTCACCCAATCGAAAAACCCAGCGTGTGATCCGCAGTATCGAAAAAGGCCTGCCTAGAGATGCTTAA
- a CDS encoding phosphatase PAP2 family protein: protein MRILLTGALLLACGSASAESNLEQSGDILHALIPLAALGTSLIYEEGYEGSWQLIKTTVVSRIAVEGLKYVTDKERPDGSGSDSFPSGHTADSFAAATFVQQRYGWEWAIPAYIGAAFVGYTRVESDKHYVEDVLAGAAIGILSGLYFTEPYKGITISPIVGNGNYGLYVSGTF from the coding sequence GTGAGAATTTTATTGACTGGTGCATTACTGCTCGCTTGTGGCTCAGCGAGTGCTGAGTCTAATTTAGAACAATCCGGCGACATTCTTCATGCCCTAATCCCGTTAGCGGCTTTAGGCACTAGCTTAATTTATGAAGAGGGTTATGAGGGGAGTTGGCAACTGATTAAAACAACGGTTGTTTCGCGTATTGCGGTTGAAGGGCTCAAATATGTTACCGATAAAGAGCGCCCAGATGGCTCTGGCTCGGACTCTTTTCCATCTGGGCACACTGCAGATAGCTTTGCTGCAGCAACGTTTGTCCAGCAAAGGTATGGATGGGAGTGGGCTATTCCAGCCTATATCGGTGCCGCTTTTGTTGGTTATACCCGAGTTGAGAGTGATAAGCATTATGTCGAAGATGTATTAGCAGGTGCTGCAATCGGTATATTATCTGGCCTGTATTTTACTGAACCCTATAAAGGTATTACAATTTCACCGATAGTGGGAAATGGTAATTACGGCCTTTATGTCAGCGGTACTTTTTAG
- a CDS encoding hexameric tyrosine-coordinated heme protein produces the protein MSDLWLNSLITETPQAGYELAIKLSRMGVKYTQPSDKVREKMRPDYAENADNLIASSHVIAINFQTVSAANNYWKK, from the coding sequence ATGAGTGATTTATGGTTAAACAGTTTAATAACAGAAACTCCTCAGGCAGGATATGAACTTGCAATAAAGCTGTCGAGAATGGGCGTTAAATACACTCAACCATCTGATAAAGTAAGAGAAAAAATGCGACCGGATTATGCTGAGAATGCAGATAATTTGATCGCTTCATCTCACGTTATTGCCATTAATTTTCAAACAGTATCAGCAGCAAATAATTACTGGAAAAAGTAA
- the trmB gene encoding tRNA (guanosine(46)-N7)-methyltransferase TrmB → MSDVTTAEFNEEGKYLRKVRSFVLREGRLTKGQATAIEQQWPSMGLDYSSEPLDLVKVFGREADTVLEIGFGMGASLVEMAKASPELNFIGIEVHKPGVGSCLSIAAEAGVTNLRVFHHDAVEVLENSIFLGTLARVQLFFPDPWHKARHHKRRIVQPDFVQTIRNALQIGGVFHLATDWENYSEHMLEVLNEASGYKNQSITGDVIARPAHRPLTKFEARGHRLGHGVWDIMFERTV, encoded by the coding sequence ATGAGCGATGTAACAACGGCCGAGTTTAATGAAGAAGGTAAGTACCTTCGTAAAGTCAGAAGCTTTGTTTTGAGAGAAGGCCGCTTAACTAAAGGGCAGGCCACGGCAATTGAGCAACAATGGCCATCAATGGGCCTTGATTATTCTTCTGAGCCACTTGATCTGGTCAAGGTTTTTGGTCGAGAAGCTGATACGGTATTAGAAATAGGCTTTGGCATGGGCGCATCTCTTGTGGAAATGGCTAAAGCGTCACCTGAACTGAATTTTATTGGCATTGAAGTCCATAAGCCAGGCGTTGGTTCGTGTTTAAGTATTGCAGCTGAAGCTGGAGTGACTAATTTACGTGTCTTTCATCATGATGCTGTTGAAGTATTAGAGAACAGTATTTTTCTTGGAACGCTTGCTCGTGTACAGCTTTTCTTTCCTGATCCTTGGCATAAAGCTCGTCATCATAAGCGTCGTATTGTTCAGCCTGATTTTGTACAAACTATCCGTAATGCGTTGCAAATCGGTGGCGTTTTTCATCTTGCTACAGATTGGGAAAATTACAGTGAACACATGCTTGAAGTGTTAAATGAGGCATCAGGTTATAAAAATCAATCTATAACAGGCGATGTTATAGCACGCCCAGCTCATCGTCCCTTGACTAAGTTCGAGGCTCGAGGACACAGACTGGGCCACGGAGTTTGGGACATTATGTTCGAACGTACTGTTTAA